One genomic segment of Mycoplasmopsis agalactiae PG2 includes these proteins:
- a CDS encoding zinc-dependent alcohol dehydrogenase: MKAFVVTEPKKWSVKEVDVPKPKYKEVLIEMETSGICHTDLHAANYDWLVEPKYPLIPGHEGIGKVVALGEGCTRLKIGDRVALAWLHDACGYCEYCLTGRETLCPNQNMSAYTKDGSYAEYAIGHEDYVGLVPEKLDIITGAPVVCAGVTTYKSLKQTKAKAGNFVAVIGVGGLGQMAIQYAKAMGLRPIGIDLSDEKCELALKSGAEYAFNSAKDPKFIEKIIEVTNGGVHAVVNTSVHPSAAEQGMDMLRRGGRQVLVGLPAKDKHGKDDFKVSIFWSVLLERELAGSIVGTRQDLAEALEYAAEGKVKSEVTKVVKLEEVSDIFDKLQKGEFLGRAVIDFRK; this comes from the coding sequence ATGAAAGCTTTTGTTGTGACTGAACCTAAAAAGTGAAGTGTTAAGGAAGTGGATGTACCTAAGCCAAAATACAAAGAAGTTTTAATTGAAATGGAAACTTCAGGTATTTGTCATACAGACTTGCATGCTGCAAATTATGATTGATTAGTGGAACCAAAATATCCATTAATACCAGGGCATGAAGGAATTGGAAAAGTTGTTGCATTAGGGGAAGGATGCACACGCTTGAAAATTGGTGACAGAGTTGCTTTAGCATGATTACATGATGCTTGTGGTTACTGTGAATATTGTTTAACAGGTAGAGAGACTCTTTGTCCAAATCAAAATATGTCAGCTTATACTAAAGATGGCTCATATGCTGAATATGCTATTGGTCATGAAGATTATGTTGGGCTAGTGCCCGAGAAATTAGACATAATTACAGGCGCACCTGTTGTTTGTGCTGGTGTAACAACATACAAGTCATTAAAACAAACTAAAGCTAAAGCAGGCAATTTTGTAGCTGTTATTGGTGTTGGCGGCTTAGGTCAAATGGCTATTCAATATGCTAAAGCTATGGGTCTAAGACCTATTGGCATTGACTTATCAGATGAAAAATGCGAATTAGCCCTTAAATCAGGTGCTGAATATGCATTTAATTCAGCTAAAGATCCTAAATTTATTGAAAAAATCATCGAAGTTACTAATGGTGGTGTACACGCTGTAGTTAATACATCAGTGCACCCTAGTGCTGCTGAACAAGGTATGGACATGCTTCGTCGTGGTGGTCGTCAAGTATTAGTTGGCTTACCAGCCAAAGATAAGCATGGCAAAGATGACTTCAAAGTTTCAATTTTCTGATCAGTATTATTAGAACGTGAATTAGCAGGCTCAATTGTAGGTACTAGACAAGATTTAGCTGAAGCATTAGAATATGCTGCTGAAGGAAAAGTCAAATCAGAAGTTACTAAGGTAGTTAAGCTAGAAGAAGTTTCTGACATTTTTGACAAACTTCAAAAAGGCGAGTTCTTA